Genomic segment of Eupeodes corollae chromosome 2, idEupCoro1.1, whole genome shotgun sequence:
GAAGAGTGGAGGAAAAGAAACCAACAGATCAACGAGATCAATAAGCTCAATGAGATCAACGAGATCAATGAGCTCAATGAGATCAATGAGATCAACGAGATCAACATGGTCAACGAGATCAACGATATCAACGATACCAACCTTACCAACGATTCAAACGATACCAATGATGTCAAAGAAACCAACGATACAAACAATGCCAATGATACCCTCGATAGCAACGATACCAAAAAAAACCAAACGAGACTGAAGAGTATAATAAGGCCAAGGATTAAGACGAAATAAACAGGGTAGTTGAACCAGACTATTTATGTCAAAGAAACGAGTGACTGCAAAGAGACCAACGAAAACAACTAGACGAACGAAATCAACTATTTCAACGATATTAAATATAGTAACGATACTAGTACGATGTAATATGAAATATACCGACTATAAAGAGACTATTGAGATCAAAGAGACCAACGAAAATAACGATACTAACGAGATTAACGAGTCAAACAATACGAACGAGACAAGCTAGACACacgtttaaacaaaacaaacgagAAAAGATAGACCAACGAAACCAATGAAATCAATGAGTAAGACGAATCTGACCACCTACTCCGAAAAGGCCAACGAAAGCGATAAGTCCTACAAGTCTGACGAAACCGCATgagacaaatttttcaaaaacccatTAAAGGAACAATTCATAAACTGCATATTTATTTGTGAGAAAATATAAAGTCTTCCTTTAAGACATCGGATAGTTTGtcaaaattctaaataactATTTGCCACAAGATCAAGTGTGCGTTTAACTGAAGTTTTTCTTCAACTTAAGAAGTCAAATTCAAAAGTACTCAAATAAAGTCTCCAAGTTTTTATATTCTCAAAATCGTGTGTAAAGACATTTTATACATTTCACGTCACTATTACTTCTCATATTTATGCATATTTGAAGCTACCAAAGCATTTATCATCTATGAtgttattttttccatttcttacATCGGTTAGTCTAACGctcaaaaaaatatagttcatagaatataaaatttctttggAAAACTTTTGAAGCTTTTGTATtagagaaatattttatatgtgcgATGCAAAAATGAGCACACCACATATCACCATAATTCAAACCCCAAAGGACACTTATCCATTTACGAGCTGACAATAGGGTTGCAGTGGcaagaataaaaaatgaaaaacacacacacacttaTCACATAACTGTTCATATGTACACAAGACTATATCCTGcaatataaatgaaaaagttgaacaacaaaaatacaaaaaaaataaaaaaaaaaacagaaacataaaAATGCCAAAGGAAATTCACAAAGCAATTTTTCTCTCTCTCGCTCTACAAAatgtagtagttttttttttcttttttcgtcttTTTGTCGAATATTCAAGTCTTCATGCAGCTTCACTGAACACTATCCAAGTAACCAATATACTGTGAAACTCTGGTGCATCCGAATGTATAGGGaaaagatacaagatacaattcaaaaaaagaaactcttaAGTCTTAACCACacaacacaaaagaaaaattaaatagctAAAGTGCTTTTATATGTTGAACGTACTTGTTCCATGGTGGCGATTACTTTTGAGTCTTCAATGAGATAATAAGAGATTTGTGAGTATGTACTCGTACTTACTTTTCGATAGTTACGCGCTTTGTGGattcaaatgcaaattttaaGTAAGGGAAAATGATGAATCCACTCAAAAAAGGTATCTTATTAAATTAAGGGAAAAAGGAAGTAAAGTGAATATTGATTTCTCATCAAgttcaataaaagaaaaggtTCATCCATTGCTACAAACATCTTAAGCTAGATTTCAAgaataaaacttatttcattcttttaaGTACACTAAAGCCAATTACCAACAGTTGACCTTATTACACAAAACAACtgcttaacaaattttatttcacttttctaAAGTGCAATAAGACCATTTGTTTAAAGTTGATGTTTTTCCAATGTTGTAGGGACAAATCTTCAAAgaattattcttgtcatgaaaagtactttctcaaattactcTTTCGGATCCgacataaaaattgtaggtcccctccaaccCTGAAATGATTTACACACATGAATGATTGAgattgagagttttaagtcaatagGGCCTAAAACGGTTGcgcaacctaatttatttataagctGCATTGTCaattaaagaagttaaaaaaacaaagacattaACAAATTGAAAAGGGATTTATCACAAAGAAAagtgtttgaaattattttttaaaaagaggctgggatgcgaaacactctgataacttcccatcccgtctgtcactttgtcttgcttaaaagtttgtctatatgtactcgtatatatgtatttttaccaaatttgcgtactatttcttgtagattttattttttatgaaaaaaaagggctgttggatttttatgtaaaaattactgaatattgaaaacaatattttctgtgaaataaaataaatttgaagccaatattttttaatttttgaaaagctatttgagccgaaagtaaacttttaccaagttttagtattgttttttttttagagttttattttttgtaaaaaaactgtcaattcgatttttttaaaaatttcagcaaatgttgaaaacaatatttcttataagataaaattagattgaagcca
This window contains:
- the LOC129944872 gene encoding homeobox-like protein HDP1, giving the protein MNEFNYIGNKNNNETNEINVIDEINEINEINDSNDTNDDTNDVKETNDNNDANDSKETNENKEADEYDEIDQEEWRKRNQQINEINKLNEINEINELNEINEINEINMVNEINDINDTNLTNDSNDTNDVKETNDTNNANDTLDSNDTKKNQTRLKSIIRPRIKTK